One window from the genome of Dyadobacter sp. CECT 9275 encodes:
- a CDS encoding ArsA-related P-loop ATPase has product MASFAEFSRFISGESEGGNFDVIIFDTAPTGHTLILLELPGAWADFTSENPDGASCLGPSFALKSNQQRYNKVVSRLRDSAQTTFYLVSRAEGSSLKEAARSSEELNELGMKNQRLYINGLFKALDKGDLFSLKVQALADEQLSAIPAYLRKLPLETFPLLPYNVLGIEKLRSLLHPELQKQILGALINKEAKFDPGLAGLDDLVKQITDHQNHGLIMTMGKGGVGKTIAASAIAVLLARKGFEVHLTTTDPAAHVQDFINQLSDLPDHLTIDRIDPKVETQRYIDKVLSQKDEKMDDEGKKLLLEDLKSAYTEEVAVFHAFSKVINDAKRKFVVMDTAPTGHTLLLLDTAGSYHREVLRNTTLNASRIKTPYMALQDHELSKVLLISLPETTPMREAASLQEDLKRAGIVPYAWIINQSLSMLPAITDPLLRSRAAAEVEIIQKIENTLAENTFGIPFIPEKNLLPALHDMHTTVLNQT; this is encoded by the coding sequence ATAGCTTCATTTGCCGAGTTTTCCAGATTTATATCCGGAGAATCCGAAGGCGGTAACTTTGATGTGATCATCTTTGATACCGCGCCAACAGGGCATACATTGATATTACTCGAACTACCGGGCGCCTGGGCAGATTTTACTTCGGAAAATCCGGACGGTGCTTCTTGTCTGGGTCCTTCTTTCGCCCTCAAAAGCAATCAGCAGCGATATAACAAAGTAGTAAGCCGCCTTCGGGATTCGGCCCAAACGACTTTTTACCTGGTATCCCGGGCAGAAGGGTCGTCGCTTAAAGAAGCCGCCCGCTCGAGCGAGGAATTAAACGAGCTGGGGATGAAAAATCAAAGGCTGTATATAAACGGGCTTTTTAAAGCTTTGGATAAAGGTGACCTGTTTTCGCTGAAAGTTCAGGCCCTGGCAGACGAGCAGCTTAGCGCCATTCCTGCGTATCTTCGGAAGCTGCCACTGGAAACATTTCCGTTACTGCCTTATAACGTATTGGGTATTGAAAAACTCAGGTCACTGCTGCATCCCGAGCTCCAAAAACAGATTTTAGGTGCATTGATAAACAAGGAAGCAAAATTTGATCCGGGTCTGGCTGGCCTGGATGATTTAGTAAAACAAATTACCGATCATCAAAACCATGGGCTGATCATGACCATGGGGAAAGGCGGTGTAGGAAAAACGATCGCTGCATCTGCAATCGCTGTTTTACTGGCCAGAAAAGGATTTGAGGTTCATCTGACAACCACAGATCCTGCGGCACATGTTCAGGATTTCATCAATCAACTTAGTGATTTACCTGATCATTTAACGATAGACCGTATTGATCCAAAAGTGGAAACGCAGCGGTATATTGATAAGGTTCTTTCTCAAAAAGACGAAAAAATGGATGATGAAGGCAAAAAACTTTTGCTTGAGGATCTCAAATCTGCCTATACCGAAGAAGTTGCGGTTTTCCATGCTTTTTCAAAAGTCATTAATGATGCAAAACGAAAATTTGTGGTCATGGATACTGCCCCGACCGGACATACGCTGCTCTTACTGGACACTGCCGGAAGTTACCACAGGGAAGTTTTGCGGAACACGACTCTGAATGCAAGCCGAATCAAAACCCCTTATATGGCTTTGCAGGACCATGAACTATCGAAGGTATTATTGATTTCGTTACCGGAGACCACGCCCATGCGGGAAGCGGCTTCCTTGCAGGAGGACCTCAAAAGGGCCGGTATCGTCCCCTATGCATGGATAATCAATCAAAGCCTTTCAATGCTGCCAGCTATAACCGACCCATTGCTCAGAAGCCGCGCCGCTGCCGAAGTAGAAATAATTCAAAAGATAGAAAACACCCTGGCTGAAAACACCTTCGGGATACCTTTTATACCTGAGAAAAACCTGCTCCCGGCATTACATGATATGCATACCACGGTTTTAAATCAAACCTGA
- a CDS encoding ArsA-related P-loop ATPase has translation MTQSSMPKMTDKITPYQVFTGKGGVGKTSLSCATAVKLADEGRKVLLVSTDPASNLEDVLESKVYDKISPVNGIENLFAINIYPQVSAEEYRGRVTGPLKEILSETEIKKINEGLSVPAQQK, from the coding sequence ATGACACAAAGTTCAATGCCAAAAATGACAGACAAGATCACACCATACCAGGTTTTTACGGGTAAAGGCGGAGTAGGTAAGACCTCTCTTTCTTGTGCCACAGCAGTTAAGCTAGCCGACGAAGGCAGAAAAGTGCTTTTGGTAAGCACGGATCCCGCATCCAATCTCGAAGACGTCCTGGAAAGCAAGGTCTATGACAAAATCAGTCCGGTGAATGGAATAGAAAATCTTTTTGCCATCAATATCTATCCGCAGGTTTCGGCGGAAGAGTATAGGGGCAGGGTTACCGGGCCATTAAAAGAGATTCTGTCTGAAACCGAGATCAAAAAGATCAACGAAGGACTCTCGGTGCCTGCACAACAGAAATAG
- a CDS encoding PepSY-associated TM helix domain-containing protein, giving the protein MGWSISPGTGGQFKPNWGGQFHRIFHILGLVIAVVSITGSIIVYKPEIEKAMISEISLVSPLANTVSLDTLYQMVQRSRPKDKIQSVAMYGGPTAAWNFRCVPKDGGRMQVYVDQYRGKILGEVDFSDSWYQWIYDLHADLLGGKNGRVVNGIIGLLFGMICLTGLVIWWPGAPRVKHGFTYHKAGSWKSKNYDVHKLAGFYGSLLLILVTVTGAYFPFKQQYNNIAAAITGTAHTIPSPKIARPDTLASIASFETVYRNATRAAADAENSLLRFPQKPEENFSMRKLRKGDWGRIGDTFVYLHHNSGQVISVRLWDKLPAGVKLIESMFPLHFGTFGGHFTRILWVILGLLPGVLYYTGFVIWWNKLVKKQRNIT; this is encoded by the coding sequence ATGGGGTGGTCAATTTCGCCCGGAACAGGTGGTCAGTTTAAACCGAATTGGGGTGGTCAGTTTCACCGAATTTTCCACATATTAGGCCTGGTGATTGCGGTGGTGAGTATTACAGGGAGCATTATCGTCTACAAGCCTGAAATTGAAAAAGCGATGATCTCGGAAATTTCCCTCGTTAGCCCGCTTGCCAATACAGTGTCACTTGATACACTATACCAGATGGTGCAGCGCAGCAGGCCAAAGGATAAAATACAAAGTGTGGCCATGTACGGTGGACCAACAGCTGCATGGAACTTCCGGTGCGTACCAAAAGATGGCGGCAGGATGCAGGTTTACGTAGATCAGTACCGCGGAAAAATCCTGGGGGAAGTTGACTTTTCAGATTCCTGGTACCAGTGGATCTATGACTTGCATGCAGATTTGTTGGGTGGGAAAAATGGAAGGGTTGTCAATGGTATCATCGGGCTGCTCTTCGGGATGATCTGCCTGACAGGCCTTGTGATCTGGTGGCCAGGAGCACCAAGGGTCAAGCATGGTTTTACTTATCACAAAGCGGGTTCGTGGAAGTCAAAAAATTATGATGTTCACAAACTGGCAGGTTTTTACGGTAGCCTGTTGCTGATCCTGGTCACAGTTACAGGTGCCTATTTTCCCTTTAAGCAGCAGTATAATAACATTGCCGCAGCAATAACTGGTACAGCCCACACAATCCCAAGCCCAAAAATTGCCAGGCCCGACACGCTTGCCAGCATAGCATCTTTTGAAACTGTGTACCGGAATGCAACCAGGGCAGCTGCTGACGCTGAAAATAGCCTGCTTCGTTTTCCGCAGAAACCCGAAGAAAACTTTTCAATGCGAAAGCTCAGAAAGGGCGACTGGGGAAGGATCGGGGATACTTTTGTTTATCTGCATCACAATTCTGGTCAGGTAATCAGTGTAAGGCTATGGGATAAACTGCCAGCAGGGGTGAAGTTGATTGAAAGTATGTTCCCCCTACATTTTGGGACATTTGGAGGACATTTCACCAGGATATTATGGGTCATTTTAGGGCTATTGCCAGGCGTGCTTTATTATACCGGATTTGTAATCTGGTGGAATAAACTCGTCAAGAAACAACGTAATATCACGTAA
- the istA gene encoding IS21 family transposase: MANSTISMSKIRQILRMYSQGRSKLWIAEQTGVSRNTAKKYMTTFDASGLTFEQINSLNDKELDDFFGTVKQQPPQDRLLNLQRCFPQIDKELKRTGVTRHMLWEAYKKEFPEGFAYTQFCFHLTKWKARVNPVMHQDHKAGDKLYIDFAGVKLSIVDKETGELTEVEVFVAILGASQLTYVEAVSSQQKEDLIAACENALHYIGGVPAAIVPDNLKAAVIKSNKYEPTLNEAFADFADHYGTTILPARAYRPRDKALVEGAVKIVYSRIYAPLRKQVYNSLTELNAAILIALEAHNNQLLRGRNYSRRLQFEEIERSALAPLPILHYEFKKQLHATVMKNGHVCLSVDKHYYSVPYRFIGKKVKLLYSNSVVEAYYHYERIALHKRLKSPYNYSTDKEHLASTHRFVTDWTPDRFLEWASSIHEDVRLYILKILDRKQHPEQAYRSCIGILSFAKKAGEQRLISACQRALSYGIYNYKTIQTILEKNMDQYEDSLFADELPMPKHDNIRGEDYYQ, translated from the coding sequence ATGGCCAATTCGACAATCAGCATGAGCAAAATAAGACAGATTTTACGGATGTACAGCCAGGGCCGCAGCAAGCTCTGGATAGCGGAACAGACAGGTGTTTCCCGCAATACCGCTAAGAAGTACATGACCACTTTTGATGCGAGCGGACTTACCTTTGAACAGATCAACAGCCTGAATGATAAAGAGCTGGATGACTTTTTCGGAACGGTTAAACAGCAGCCACCGCAAGACAGATTGTTGAATCTGCAACGTTGTTTTCCGCAAATAGACAAAGAATTAAAACGGACAGGTGTTACCCGTCATATGCTTTGGGAAGCCTATAAAAAGGAATTTCCGGAAGGATTTGCTTATACCCAGTTTTGCTTTCATCTGACCAAATGGAAGGCCCGCGTTAACCCTGTGATGCATCAGGACCATAAGGCCGGCGATAAGCTGTACATCGATTTTGCAGGTGTTAAATTAAGTATTGTAGATAAAGAGACTGGTGAATTAACTGAGGTTGAAGTGTTTGTGGCTATCCTGGGAGCGAGTCAACTCACTTACGTGGAAGCAGTCAGTAGCCAGCAAAAAGAAGATCTGATCGCAGCTTGCGAGAATGCACTTCATTATATCGGTGGTGTGCCGGCAGCAATTGTTCCGGATAACCTTAAAGCTGCTGTTATAAAAAGCAATAAATACGAACCTACGCTGAACGAGGCCTTTGCCGATTTTGCTGATCATTATGGGACTACGATATTACCTGCACGCGCTTACCGGCCAAGAGATAAGGCGTTGGTGGAAGGTGCTGTCAAAATCGTTTACAGCCGTATTTATGCGCCTTTAAGAAAGCAGGTTTACAACTCACTGACAGAGTTAAACGCAGCTATATTGATTGCTCTCGAGGCTCATAATAACCAACTGCTTCGGGGCCGTAATTACAGTCGCAGACTCCAGTTTGAAGAAATTGAGCGCAGTGCTCTGGCCCCGCTTCCGATCCTGCATTATGAGTTCAAAAAACAGCTACATGCCACTGTAATGAAGAACGGACATGTCTGCCTGAGCGTTGACAAGCACTATTATAGTGTCCCATACCGGTTTATCGGCAAGAAAGTCAAGTTGTTGTATTCCAATTCTGTGGTTGAAGCATATTATCATTACGAACGTATCGCCCTTCATAAAAGGCTTAAAAGTCCCTATAATTATTCTACCGATAAAGAACATCTGGCCAGTACACACCGCTTCGTAACAGACTGGACACCAGATCGATTCTTGGAGTGGGCTTCCTCGATCCATGAAGATGTCAGGTTGTATATTCTTAAAATCCTGGATCGCAAACAGCATCCCGAACAGGCCTACCGCTCCTGTATTGGTATCCTCTCTTTTGCGAAGAAAGCTGGTGAACAACGCCTGATCAGCGCGTGCCAAAGGGCTTTAAGCTATGGTATCTACAACTATAAAACAATCCAGACTATACTGGAAAAAAATATGGATCAATATGAAGACAGCCTGTTTGCAGACGAATTACCCATGCCCAAACACGATAATATCAGAGGCGAAGACTATTATCAATAA
- the istB gene encoding IS21-like element helper ATPase IstB — protein sequence MNTNTLEKLRKLKFYGMFHAFKSSLESGKTNDYTADELLAHLVDAEWDDRNNRRVERQILYARFRYKAMVENIHYHADRSIDRNQIMRLAECSFIGRNENLLITGSTGIGKSYVASAIGHQACILGYRVMYASTPKLFAKLKMAKADGSYIKEITKIERQQLLILDDFGIQPFDAQSRAALMEIIEDRHGKTSLIITSQLPVSKWHEVIGEKTIADAILDRIVHDAHRVELKGESMRRKRKTELETSYE from the coding sequence ATGAACACAAACACTTTGGAAAAGTTACGCAAGCTAAAATTTTACGGCATGTTCCATGCCTTTAAAAGTAGCCTGGAAAGTGGAAAGACTAATGATTACACGGCGGATGAGCTTTTAGCTCATCTAGTTGACGCTGAATGGGATGACAGAAATAACCGTCGGGTCGAACGCCAGATCTTGTACGCACGGTTCCGCTATAAGGCCATGGTCGAAAATATCCACTATCATGCTGATAGAAGTATTGACCGTAATCAGATCATGCGCCTAGCAGAATGCTCCTTTATTGGCCGAAATGAAAACCTACTGATCACAGGCAGTACCGGAATCGGTAAAAGCTATGTAGCATCTGCGATTGGTCATCAGGCATGTATACTTGGCTACCGCGTAATGTATGCCAGTACTCCCAAATTGTTTGCCAAACTCAAAATGGCCAAGGCGGATGGATCCTATATCAAAGAAATTACAAAAATAGAACGGCAACAACTTCTTATCCTGGACGACTTTGGTATCCAGCCGTTCGATGCCCAGAGCCGGGCAGCACTGATGGAAATCATAGAAGACAGGCACGGAAAAACATCCCTGATAATTACTTCTCAGTTGCCTGTTAGCAAATGGCATGAAGTAATAGGAGAAAAAACCATTGCTGATGCCATTTTAGATCGTATAGTACATGATGCACACCGGGTTGAATTAAAGGGGGAATCAATGAGAAGAAAACGAAAAACGGAGCTCGAAACCAGCTACGAATAA
- a CDS encoding tyrosine-type recombinase/integrase, whose translation MKQATVNLFFDTRRDDNKIKLNVIFERKQKLFSTGIKVSKAEWERLKKNAEKESPDGKIKDDNFLDVWHKLWSRETAPLGIVPFARNITKQLGPNFTFDLFRESFENYGKVEAPPERIESDDVISMLDLKAKAMESEERLGSAASYRDTGISLRRFISSFNDADMSRFLNTPKPPKRNTQKPATILRFEHVTPDFLKAYEQWMLLYGRAAKKKKLKKGEAVAIDTPATLTTVGIYCRQLRSVFNDAIRDKVVSSDLYPFGKGGYIIPAGANIKKALSKVDVMKIISYQSEPGSYEERGRDLWVFSYLSNGMNITDICNIKWKDIDRAGNSLSFVRQKTARTRKGNQVRIKINLFAESWNIINRYTNSTAPESYVFPFLDSGMTAKQKKSTVSQIVTMTNLHIRSIAKKLDIAMDITTYAARHSFATILLHSEAPIAFISQSLGHQNISTTQAYLGSFDDEKMRKYLEALI comes from the coding sequence ATGAAACAGGCCACGGTCAATTTGTTCTTCGATACCAGAAGAGACGATAATAAGATTAAGCTTAACGTCATTTTTGAAAGAAAGCAGAAACTGTTTTCAACAGGCATCAAAGTTAGCAAGGCTGAGTGGGAGCGGTTAAAGAAAAACGCTGAGAAAGAATCTCCGGATGGTAAAATCAAGGATGACAATTTTCTTGATGTTTGGCACAAGTTGTGGAGCCGGGAGACTGCCCCATTAGGAATTGTTCCATTTGCACGTAACATCACCAAACAGCTAGGTCCGAATTTTACATTTGATCTGTTTCGTGAATCATTTGAAAATTACGGGAAGGTAGAAGCTCCGCCCGAACGGATTGAATCAGACGACGTGATAAGCATGCTTGATTTAAAAGCAAAGGCGATGGAGAGTGAAGAACGTCTTGGTTCAGCTGCGAGTTACAGAGATACGGGTATTTCCTTGCGCCGATTTATTTCGTCGTTCAATGATGCTGATATGAGCAGATTTCTGAACACTCCAAAGCCTCCTAAACGGAATACACAGAAACCTGCTACAATTTTAAGATTTGAGCATGTCACTCCCGATTTTTTAAAAGCGTATGAACAATGGATGCTTCTGTATGGTCGTGCTGCAAAAAAGAAGAAATTAAAAAAGGGGGAAGCTGTTGCCATTGATACACCGGCAACGCTTACAACGGTGGGAATATATTGCCGGCAATTACGTAGTGTTTTTAATGATGCGATCAGAGACAAGGTTGTAAGCTCAGATCTATATCCTTTTGGAAAGGGTGGATATATTATTCCGGCTGGTGCAAATATTAAAAAAGCACTGTCCAAAGTTGACGTGATGAAGATCATCAGCTACCAGAGCGAGCCTGGTTCCTATGAAGAGCGAGGCCGTGATCTTTGGGTATTTTCATATCTGAGTAATGGGATGAATATTACAGATATCTGCAATATCAAGTGGAAGGATATTGATAGGGCAGGCAATAGCTTATCCTTCGTTCGGCAGAAAACAGCAAGAACGAGAAAGGGCAATCAAGTCCGGATAAAAATAAACCTGTTTGCTGAGAGCTGGAATATCATAAACAGGTATACCAACAGTACCGCGCCAGAATCATACGTATTTCCATTTTTGGATTCCGGCATGACCGCAAAGCAGAAGAAGAGTACGGTCTCTCAGATAGTGACGATGACCAACCTGCATATCCGGAGTATCGCTAAGAAATTAGACATAGCGATGGATATCACAACTTATGCCGCCCGACACTCATTCGCTACTATACTCTTGCATTCTGAGGCCCCAATTGCGTTTATATCCCAGTCGTTAGGCCATCAGAATATTTCGACGACACAAGCCTATTTAGGATCGTTTGATGATGAGAAAATGAGGAAATATCTTGAAGCCTTGATTTGA
- a CDS encoding transposase gives MVGFASFTVQTTFERYPVVYQAYRLTTELGAIFRTCKLKEQAFKKPALWYNAIENCGLNSFKSVARSIQTHYYPEILNFFKNRSINASAELFNAKIEAFRSSSEVFGTFLFSYFG, from the coding sequence ATAGTCGGCTTCGCAAGTTTTACGGTCCAGACTACTTTTGAGCGCTATCCGGTTGTCTACCAGGCGTACCGCTTGACAACAGAATTAGGAGCGATCTTCCGGACTTGTAAATTGAAAGAACAAGCCTTCAAAAAGCCCGCCCTTTGGTACAATGCAATTGAAAATTGCGGTTTAAACTCATTCAAAAGCGTTGCCAGATCCATTCAAACACATTATTATCCGGAAATCTTAAATTTCTTCAAAAACAGAAGCATTAATGCCTCTGCGGAGTTATTTAATGCCAAAATTGAGGCTTTTAGATCATCTTCAGAGGTGTTCGGGACATTCCTTTTTTCTTATTTCGGTTAA
- a CDS encoding transposase → MQITLFSPDSYNSPKLHIFKNTELGRIHDCIDWNGLTDLLPEKKTLRGSPSWLPPKGLFGMMFLKHYTGLSDQKLLDRFNTDWGMQLFCGILLPDNESIKDNSFVSKVRSYLGRHVDMQAVQKVLISNWKEEIPDKNVLLMDATCYEVHMRFPTDVKILWESCQWIWEKQIPALCDLHYIAQPRSKYKQQKQKTNVYSKQRKKTYRKTRTRRSALLKLLLKGINSYQQLLNQVKACGLTDKDAATFKTIKMVYQQQSHHFHYPKVKIKERIVSIYKPYIRPIVRGKENKPVEFGIKVHKMQVGGISILEHVSYKAFNECKRLKISTLKHRNLFGECSHLAGDAIYATNENRKFATREGIVTNFIRKGRGKDDKPSKSIKALLNKERSTRLEPGGRCRQLRQRKGAIST, encoded by the coding sequence ATGCAAATTACTCTATTTTCTCCAGATTCGTACAATTCGCCAAAATTGCACATTTTCAAGAATACGGAACTTGGTCGCATCCATGACTGTATCGATTGGAATGGTTTGACCGATCTACTTCCTGAAAAGAAAACGTTACGAGGTTCTCCATCATGGTTACCTCCGAAAGGTCTTTTCGGAATGATGTTTTTAAAGCATTATACGGGGTTAAGCGACCAAAAGCTTCTGGATCGGTTTAATACCGATTGGGGCATGCAGCTATTTTGTGGTATTCTTTTACCTGATAATGAGTCGATTAAAGACAACTCCTTTGTCTCAAAGGTAAGGAGCTACCTGGGACGTCATGTCGATATGCAGGCAGTACAGAAAGTGTTGATATCTAATTGGAAGGAAGAAATCCCGGACAAAAATGTGCTTCTGATGGATGCCACCTGCTACGAAGTCCATATGCGTTTCCCTACTGATGTCAAGATCTTGTGGGAGAGCTGTCAATGGATATGGGAAAAGCAAATTCCTGCACTTTGCGACCTTCACTACATTGCCCAACCACGTTCCAAGTACAAGCAGCAAAAGCAGAAAACAAATGTGTATAGCAAACAAAGAAAAAAAACTTATCGAAAAACAAGAACCAGAAGAAGCGCTTTGCTGAAATTACTGCTGAAAGGTATTAACTCATATCAACAGCTTCTCAATCAGGTGAAGGCATGTGGGCTTACTGATAAGGATGCTGCCACTTTTAAGACCATTAAAATGGTTTATCAACAGCAGTCTCACCATTTCCATTATCCAAAAGTTAAAATAAAAGAAAGAATTGTCAGTATCTACAAGCCTTACATCAGACCGATTGTTCGCGGTAAGGAGAATAAGCCCGTTGAATTCGGGATTAAAGTTCATAAAATGCAAGTAGGCGGCATAAGCATCCTCGAACATGTTAGCTATAAAGCTTTTAACGAATGTAAGAGACTTAAAATAAGTACATTAAAGCATAGAAATCTGTTTGGAGAATGCTCTCATTTAGCAGGAGATGCCATCTATGCTACGAATGAAAATCGGAAATTTGCCACCAGGGAGGGGATCGTTACCAATTTTATAAGAAAAGGGAGAGGAAAAGACGACAAGCCCTCCAAGAGTATCAAAGCCCTGTTAAACAAGGAGAGGTCAACTCGCCTGGAGCCGGGCGGCCGGTGCCGGCAGCTTCGGCAACGAAAAGGAGCAATATCTACTTAG
- a CDS encoding M48 family metallopeptidase: MEKVSVMQIGSKLTIDIVRKDIENIHLSVYPPTGRVRIAAPLQVEDETLRLFAISKLGWIRRHQRNFEAQDRQSPRLYKNRESHYFQGKRYLLRINEHNAPPKVILKTKRYLDLFVKPEASVEQKHLALTEWYRTELKKDVEPLINKWEKVIGVSVDDWQIKQMKTKWGTCNIEKKRIWINLELAKKPLICLEYIIVHEMVHLLERNHGDRFVGLMDKFLPQWRFYREELNRLPVSHGEWSY, from the coding sequence GTGGAGAAAGTATCTGTGATGCAAATAGGCTCAAAACTGACGATTGATATTGTCAGAAAAGACATTGAGAATATTCACTTGTCGGTTTATCCACCAACAGGCCGGGTACGTATTGCCGCGCCATTACAGGTTGAAGACGAAACGTTGCGTCTTTTTGCTATTTCCAAACTTGGCTGGATCCGGCGTCATCAGCGTAATTTCGAAGCGCAGGACCGACAATCTCCACGGTTATATAAGAATCGTGAAAGCCATTATTTTCAGGGGAAAAGATATTTGTTGAGGATAAATGAGCACAACGCTCCGCCGAAAGTGATATTGAAAACAAAAAGGTATCTGGACTTATTTGTAAAACCAGAAGCGTCGGTCGAACAAAAACACCTGGCTCTTACCGAATGGTACCGAACTGAGTTAAAAAAAGATGTCGAACCTCTGATCAATAAATGGGAAAAAGTGATAGGAGTATCAGTGGATGACTGGCAGATTAAACAAATGAAAACCAAGTGGGGAACCTGTAATATTGAAAAAAAACGAATCTGGATTAATCTGGAATTAGCCAAGAAGCCTTTGATCTGCCTGGAATATATCATTGTGCACGAGATGGTTCACTTACTTGAAAGAAACCATGGAGACCGGTTTGTTGGATTAATGGACAAGTTTTTACCGCAATGGAGATTTTATCGGGAAGAGCTTAACAGGCTGCCTGTCAGTCATGGTGAGTGGAGTTACTAG